A genomic segment from Malus domestica chromosome 05, GDT2T_hap1 encodes:
- the LOC103435525 gene encoding protein FORGETTER 1 isoform X3 — protein sequence MMQQHQPPPVPLQSQTAGTPGGVQVRCAGCAKILTLDAGVTEFACDDCQLPQMLPPELMTRAQAHAQAHPGPNKARTPPPLPPPPPHVAPHGVDPSKIQIPCANCKAILNVPHGLARFRCPQCQVDLAVDVSKLQQFFPPRLPLPPPPEEVNEVAIEVEREEDEGGMAGETFTDYRPPKLSIGPPHPDPVVETSSLSAVQPPEPTYDLKIKDDLENKKALSCLQIETLVYACQRHLQHLPSGERAGFFVGDGAGVGKGRTIAGLIWENWHRGMKKAVWVSVGSDLKFDARRDLDDVCATCIEVHALNKLPYSKLDSKSVGVKEGVIFLTYSSLIASSEKGRSRMGQLVQWCGPGFNGLIIFDECHKAKNLVPESGSQPTRTGEAVLEIQAKLPEARVIYCSATGASEPRNLGYMVRLGLWGPGTSFADFREFLGAIEKGGVGALELVAMDMKARGMYVCRTLSYNGVEFEVVEAPLEAEMMDMYKKAAEFWTELRQDILTASQFLTNEKPISSQVWRLYWASHQRFFRHMCMSAKVPAAVRLAKQALMDGKCVVIGLQSTGEARTEEAVTKYGLELDDFISGPRELLLKFVEENYPLPEKPEPLEDNVKELQRKRHSATPGVSMKGRVRKVAKWKPASDEDSETDSAQESTESDDEFQICEICQSEEERKKLLHCSCCGQLVHAACLIPPVTDEVSVDWSCHSCKEKTEEFLKRRQEYIAVLTKMYEEALARKLNILEIVRSLDLPNNPLDDIIDQLGGPDKVAEMTGRRGMLVRASGGKGVTYQARNTKEISMEMVNMHEKQLFMEGKKLVAIISEAGSAGVSLQADRRATNQRRRVHLTLELPWSADRAIQQFGRTHRSNQASAPEYRLLFTNLGGERRFASIVAKRLESLGALTQGDRRAGPSLSAYNYDSAYGKKALMLMYRGIMEQDSLPVVPPGCSSEKPETIQDFIERAKAALVLVGIIRDAHGKDHGRLTGRIIESDMHDVGRFLNRILGVPPDIQNRLFECFVSILDLIVHNARIEGNLDSGIVDMKANVIELQGTPKTVYVDQMSGASTVLFTFTLDRGVTWESASAMLEEKQKDGLGSANDGFYESRREWLGRRHVILAFESSTSGLYKIVRPAVGESVREMPLSELKSKYRKTSTVEKARGGWEDEYEVSSKQCMHGRNCKLGNFCTVGRRLQEVNVLGGLILPVWGTIEKALSKQQRQSHKRLRVVRIETTTDNRRIVGLSVPNAAVESVLQDFAWVQEIDD from the exons ATGATGCAGCAGCATCAACCTCCGCCAGTCCCACTGCAATCGCAGACCGCCGGAACCCCAGGCGGAGTGCAGGTCCGCTGCGCCGGCTGCGCCAAGATCCTGACTTTGGACGCGGGGGTCACCGAATTCGCCTGCGACGACTGCCAATTGCCCCAGATGCTGCCGCCCGAGCTCATGACCCGAGCCCAGGCCCATGCCCAAGCCCACCCTGGGCCCAACAAGGCCCGCACTCCGCCTCCACTGCCGCCTCCACCGCCCCATGTTGCGCCTCACGGCGTTGATCCCTCGAAGATCCAGATCCCCTGCGCCAACTGCAAGGCCATCCTCAACGTGCCTCATGGCCTCGCGAGGTTCCGGTGCCCTCAGTGCCAAGTTGACCTCGCCGTCGATGTGTCAAAGCTCCAGCAGTTCTTCCCTCCCCGTCTGCCCCTGCCGCCTCCGCCCGAGGAGGTCAATGAG GTTGCCATTGAAGTGGAGCGAGAAGAGGATGAAGGTGGCATGGCAGGAGAAACATTTACGGACTAt CGCCCTCCAAAACTATCCATTGGCCCACCTCATCCAGATCCTGTTGTGGAAACATCGTCCTTGTCTGCTGTGCAGCCACCTGAGCCCACTTATGATCTGAAAATCAAGGATGATTTGGAAAATAAAAAGGCTTTGTCATGTTTACAGATTGAAACATTGGTCTATGCTTGTCAG AGACACCTGCAACATCTTCCAAGTGGTGAGAGGGCGGGATTCTTTGTCGGGGATGGAGCTGGTGTGGGGAAAGGTCGAACAATAGCAGGGTTAATATGGGAGAATTGGCACCGTGGGATGAAGAAAGCAGT GTGGGTTTCTGTTGGTTCAGACTTGAAGTTTGATGCAAGAAGAGACTTAGATGATGTATGTGCAACTTGCATTGAAG TACATGCCTTGAACAAGCTGCCTTATTCCAAACTTGATTCAAAGTCTGTTGGCGTCAAGGAGGGCGTTATTTTTCTGACATACAGCAGCCTCATTGCATCCTCTGAGAAAGGTCGTTCACGTATGGGGCAGCTTGTGCAGTGGTGTGGACCAGGATTTAATGGTCTCATCATATTTGATGAG TGCCACAAGGCCAAAAATCTGGTGCCTGAATCTGGAAGTCAGCCAACACGTACTGGTGAAGCAGTTCTTGAAATTCAG GCTAAGCTTCCTGAAGCTCGTGTTATTTATTGCTCAGCAACTGGTGCATCTGAACCACGAAATTTGGGTTACATGGTACGGCTTGGTCTTTGGGGGCCTGGAACATCTTTTGCTGATTTCCGTGAATTTCTAG GTGCTATTGAGAAGGGAGGTGTTGGAGCACTGGAACTTGTTGCCATGGATATGAAAGCAAG GGGGATGTATGTATGTCGAACTCTTAGCTACAATGGGGTAGAGTTTGAAGTTGTTGAAGCACCGCTAGAAGCTGAAATGATG GACATGTACAAAAAAGCAGCAGAATTTTGGACAGAGCTGCGACAGGATATACTAACAGCATCTCAATTTCTCACTAATGAAAAGCCAATTTCTAGTCAAGTGTGGCGATTATATTGGGCTAGCCATCAG CGTTTCTTTAGACATATGTGCATGTCAGCTAAGGTGCCGGCTGCTGTAAGACTGGCTAAGCAAGCATTGATGGATGGCAAGTGTGTGGTTATTGGCCTTCAGAGTACTGGAGAGGCGCGAACTGAGGAAGCTGTGACCAAATAT GGTCTTGAACTTGATGATTTTATTTCCGGACCTCGAGAACTTTTACTGAAATTTGTTGAGGAAAATTATCCTTTGCCTGAAAAGCCTGAACCTCTCGAAG ATAATGTGAAGGAGCTGCAGCGGAAGAGGCACTCAGCAACTCCTGGTGTATCAATGAAAGGGAGAGTGAGGAAAGTTGCAAAATGGAAACCTGCAAGTGATGAAGATTCTGAAA CTGATTCTGCTCAGGAATCTACTGAATCTGACGACGAGTTTCAAATATGTGAAATTTGCCAATCTGAGGAG GAAAGAAAGAAACTGCTTCATTGTTCCTGTTGTGGCCAACTGGTCCATGCTGCATGTCTTATCCCACCTGTGACAGATGAAGTATCAGTAGATTGGTCATGTCATTCATGCAAGGAAAAAACAGAGGAATTTTTGAAAAGAAGACAAGAATATATAGCTGTACTTACGAAGAT GTATGAAGAAGCTTTGGCTCGTAAGTTAAACATTTTGGAGATAGTTCGTTCTTTGGATCTTCCGAACAATCCTTTGGATGATATCATTGATCAG CTTGGAGGCCCTGATAAAGTAGCAGAAATGACTGGAAGGAGAGGTATGCTTGTGAGGGCATCTGGTGGAAAAGGTGTTACCTATCAGGCACGGAACAC GAAGGAAATTTCCATGGAAATGGTAAACATGCATGAGAAGCAGCTTTTCATGGAAGGCAAGAAGTTGGTTGCCATCATTTCTGAAGCTGGATCTGCTGGCGTGTCTTTGCAGGCAGATAGAAGAGCTACAAATCAG AGACGAAGGGTGCATCTTACTCTGGAACTTCCTTGGAGTGCTGATCGTGCGATTCAACAATTTGGAAGAACTCACCGGTCAAATCAAGCCTCCGCTCCTGAATACAG GCTTCTCTTTACTAACCTTGGTGGAGAGCGTCGATTTGCATCCATTGTAGCAAAGAGATTAGAATCTCTAGGGGCACTAACACAGGGTGACCGCAG GGCAGGGCCATCATTGAGTGCCTATAACTACGATAGTGCTTATGGAAAGAAGGCCCTGATGTTGATGTATAGAGGAATCATGGAGCAG GATTCTCTGCCTGTTGTACCGCCAGGATGTTCATCAGAAAAACCGGAAACAATCCAAGATTTTATCGAGAGGGCTAAAGCTGCTCTTGTTTTAGTAGGAATAATTAGGGATG CTCATGGGAAAGATCATGGCAGGCTCACTGGCCGTATAATTGAATCAGATATGCATGATGTTGGACGTTTCCTCAATCGGATTTTAGGAGTACCGCCCGATATACAGAATAG GCTGTTTGAGTGTTTCGTTAGCATTTTGGATCTTATTGTCCATAATGCACGCATTGAAGGGAATCTTGACTCTGGGATTGTTGATATGAAAGCCAATGTTATAGAGCTACAAGGAACTCCAAAG ACTGTTTATGTTGATCAAATGTCTGGAGCGTCAACAGTGCTTTTTACATTTACCCTGGATCGTGGGGTTACGTGGGAG TCTGCTAGTGCCATGCTTGAAGAGAAACAAAAGGATGGACTTGGTTCTGCCAATGATGGgttctatgaatctaggagggAATGGTTGGGGAGACGTCATGTCATATTAGCCTTTGAGAG TTCTACTTCTGGATTGTATAAGATAGTCCGTCCTGCGGTTGGAGAGTCAGTGAG AGAAATGCCTCTGTCAGAGCTAAAAAGCAAATACAGAAAAACTTCAACGGTGGAGAAGGCTCGCGGTGGTTGGGAAGATGAATATGAAGTTTCGTCCAAACAG TGCATGCATGGACGCAATTGTAAGCTTGGCAACTTCTGTACTGTTGGCAGAAGACTGCAGGAAGTAAATGTATTAGGTGGCCTCATTCTTCCTGTCTGGGGCACTATTGAGAAGGCTCTTTCGAAGCAG CAACGGCAAAGCCACAAGCGGCTACGTGTTGTGCGTATAGAAACCACGACGGATAACCGCAGAATCGTTGGTCTATCTGTCCCAAATGCGGCAGTGGAATCCGTACTTCAag ATTTTGCATGGGTTCAAGAAATCGACGATTGA